From Pandoraea vervacti, the proteins below share one genomic window:
- a CDS encoding branched-chain amino acid ABC transporter permease → MDWFNNFWAVYSNLVLTLGTNALLALSIYLTLSCGMLAMANAAFMGIGAYTAALLTMNYETPFAVSLAGGMAAPAIVAFIIGKPTLRLSGVYLAMATLGFGEVVRVLILNTEDLTGGALGLNGIPQLTQWWHVAAAVVIVLAVLWRLRRSKVGRAFEAIKEDETAAGLMGINVTGYKMLAFVLGAVLAGLAGALNAHLTFFIGPNEFGFDRGVEILTMAILGGINGLVGPVLGSTILTLLPELLRAFNDFRLVVNGLILVLIVLFLPKGIWDPMRFRRWFRAGKARSASST, encoded by the coding sequence ATGGACTGGTTCAATAATTTCTGGGCGGTATACAGCAATCTGGTGCTCACGCTGGGCACCAACGCGTTGCTCGCTCTGTCGATTTATCTCACGCTCTCGTGCGGCATGCTGGCAATGGCCAACGCGGCCTTCATGGGAATCGGCGCCTACACCGCCGCGTTGCTGACGATGAATTACGAAACGCCGTTTGCCGTGTCGCTCGCGGGCGGCATGGCGGCCCCGGCCATCGTGGCGTTCATCATCGGCAAGCCGACACTTCGCCTGTCCGGCGTGTATCTGGCCATGGCGACGCTGGGTTTCGGCGAAGTCGTGCGCGTGCTCATCCTCAACACCGAAGACCTCACGGGCGGCGCGCTCGGTCTGAACGGCATTCCGCAACTCACCCAGTGGTGGCATGTGGCGGCTGCCGTCGTGATCGTGCTCGCGGTGTTGTGGCGTCTGCGTCGCTCCAAGGTTGGCCGTGCGTTCGAGGCGATCAAGGAAGACGAGACGGCGGCGGGTCTGATGGGCATCAACGTGACCGGGTACAAAATGCTGGCGTTCGTGTTGGGCGCCGTGCTGGCAGGGCTTGCCGGCGCACTCAACGCGCATCTGACGTTCTTCATCGGACCGAACGAGTTTGGCTTCGACCGTGGTGTCGAGATTCTGACGATGGCGATTCTCGGCGGTATCAACGGCCTCGTGGGGCCGGTGCTCGGCAGCACGATTCTGACGTTGTTGCCGGAGTTGCTGCGGGCGTTCAACGACTTCCGTCTCGTGGTCAACGGCCTGATTCTGGTGCTGATCGTGCTGTTCCTGCCCAAGGGCATCTGGGATCCGATGCGTTTTCGCCGTTGGTTCCGTGCCGGCAAGGCGCGCTCGGCCTCTTCCACGTGA
- a CDS encoding ABC transporter ATP-binding protein produces MLKLSNISKRFGGLHVLQDVNIEVPQGTIFGLIGPNGAGKTTVFNLITGLLQPTGGSITFDGESLVGEKPHRITQRGVARTFQNIRIFKEMTLIENVVVGMHRHLTYGPAGLLLSLPGFRDMEKRSRERAHELLSWVKLDHKAYDIADNLSYGDQRKLELARALATEPKLLLLDEPVAGMNTGEKVDLMSEIENIKARGYTIFMIEHDMRFVMGLCERIAVLNFGRIIAEGKPDEIKHNPQVIEAYLGRDDDDDVAAVAADAEDKA; encoded by the coding sequence ATGCTTAAGCTTTCCAATATTTCCAAGCGATTCGGTGGACTTCACGTGCTTCAGGACGTGAACATCGAGGTGCCGCAAGGCACCATCTTCGGCCTGATCGGGCCGAACGGTGCGGGCAAGACCACGGTCTTCAACCTGATCACCGGCCTGTTGCAGCCCACCGGCGGCAGCATCACGTTCGACGGCGAGAGTCTGGTGGGCGAAAAGCCGCACCGGATTACGCAGCGCGGCGTGGCCCGCACGTTCCAGAACATCCGCATCTTCAAGGAGATGACGCTGATCGAGAACGTCGTGGTGGGCATGCATCGCCATCTCACGTACGGTCCGGCGGGGTTGTTGCTGTCGCTGCCGGGCTTTCGCGACATGGAGAAGCGTTCGCGCGAACGCGCGCACGAGTTGCTTTCGTGGGTGAAGCTCGATCACAAGGCGTACGACATTGCCGACAATCTGTCGTACGGCGATCAGCGCAAGCTCGAACTGGCGCGTGCATTGGCGACCGAACCCAAGCTTCTCTTGCTCGACGAGCCGGTTGCCGGCATGAACACGGGCGAGAAAGTCGACCTCATGAGCGAGATCGAGAACATCAAGGCGCGCGGTTACACGATCTTCATGATCGAGCACGACATGCGCTTCGTGATGGGCTTGTGCGAGCGGATCGCCGTGCTGAACTTCGGTCGCATCATCGCCGAAGGCAAGCCGGACGAAATCAAGCATAACCCGCAGGTTATCGAAGCCTATCTCGGGCGCGATGACGATGACGATGTTGCTGCTGTGGCGGCGGATGCGGAGGACAAGGCATGA
- a CDS encoding ABC transporter ATP-binding protein, giving the protein MSALLEVKGLKVAYGHIEAVKGVDFALREHEITSLVGANGAGKSTTLLALSGLIRKQAGTILFEGEDIGGLAPNKIVQRGLVQVAEGRATLTTMSVRENLELGAYTRRDKQNVKPDLDKVLQRFPRLAERLDQMAGNLSGGEQQMLAIGRALMARPRLLLLDEPSMGLAPIIVQGIFATLKEINADGLTIFLVEQNVRQALKIAQHGYVLETGKVVLDDTGRNLLGNPRVLEAYLGG; this is encoded by the coding sequence ATGAGCGCGCTGCTCGAAGTCAAAGGCCTGAAGGTCGCCTATGGGCATATCGAGGCCGTGAAGGGCGTCGACTTTGCTTTGCGAGAGCACGAGATCACGTCGCTCGTCGGTGCGAACGGCGCGGGCAAGTCCACGACGTTGCTCGCCCTGTCCGGTCTCATCCGGAAGCAGGCGGGCACGATCCTGTTCGAAGGTGAGGACATCGGGGGGCTGGCGCCTAACAAGATCGTGCAGCGCGGGCTGGTGCAGGTGGCCGAAGGCCGCGCGACGCTCACGACCATGTCGGTGCGTGAAAACCTTGAACTCGGTGCGTACACGCGACGTGACAAGCAGAACGTGAAGCCCGATCTGGACAAGGTCCTGCAACGATTCCCGCGACTTGCCGAGCGCCTCGACCAGATGGCGGGCAATCTGTCGGGCGGCGAGCAGCAGATGCTGGCGATCGGTCGTGCGTTGATGGCGCGCCCGCGCCTGCTGTTGCTCGACGAGCCGTCGATGGGCCTCGCACCGATCATCGTGCAGGGTATTTTTGCCACGTTGAAGGAAATCAACGCCGACGGTTTGACGATCTTTCTGGTGGAACAAAACGTTCGTCAGGCACTCAAGATCGCCCAGCATGGCTACGTGCTCGAGACCGGCAAGGTCGTGCTCGATGACACCGGCCGTAACTTGCTGGGCAATCCGCGCGTACTGGAGGCGTATTTGGGCGGTTGA
- a CDS encoding GGDEF domain-containing protein codes for MDGFLMEHASRGQRTFAGCLAMVILAALILAAPQATARLPAIAPFLPMCGLTVFTTAAIASYLLCAQFQVSRLPVFGWLAGAYGFTALTVAMQLLTFPGLFAPTGLFGAHPSTSGWIWVCWHAGFPALVLMAMISRRLFTPQSVTQLPSASRGIWLYLGAPLIVGVLLCLVALTVALPPALSPATAPGDFSAGGAGIVLLVVNLVALGAVLGIGRLRTVLDLWVTLAILACVTDTVLSLMSTVRFSLGWYLARFFSMSAPGLLVCVLVWEVTRLYRELTRAHLRLIEYSNRDALTGIYNRRYFNDRFPGDFEQARRSGRPLSLLMVDVDHFKRYNDQYGHPVGDECLEHVALALMRATHRPTDLVARYGGEEFVIVLPDTNERGAEFVATRVTDSVRALAKPGPGPQGWVTVSVGCATHIPQQGDVRDTHERLIALADEALYAAKRLGRDRVHVATIGLPEAKEGEQACGAAPEVPRANLSA; via the coding sequence ATGGACGGCTTTCTCATGGAGCACGCATCGCGCGGTCAGCGCACGTTTGCCGGCTGTCTGGCGATGGTCATCCTTGCCGCCTTGATATTAGCGGCGCCGCAAGCCACCGCCAGGCTGCCTGCCATCGCGCCATTTCTGCCGATGTGCGGGCTGACGGTGTTTACCACTGCAGCCATTGCGTCGTACCTGCTTTGCGCGCAATTTCAGGTGAGCCGATTGCCCGTGTTCGGGTGGCTCGCCGGGGCCTACGGGTTCACGGCACTGACGGTCGCGATGCAACTGCTGACCTTCCCGGGGTTGTTTGCCCCGACCGGATTGTTCGGCGCTCATCCGAGCACGTCTGGCTGGATCTGGGTGTGCTGGCACGCCGGTTTCCCCGCACTCGTGCTGATGGCCATGATCTCGCGGCGTCTTTTCACGCCACAATCCGTGACGCAGTTGCCCTCGGCCAGCCGGGGCATTTGGCTTTACCTCGGTGCGCCGCTCATCGTTGGCGTCTTGTTGTGTCTGGTCGCACTGACCGTTGCGTTGCCCCCGGCGCTTTCGCCGGCGACGGCGCCCGGCGACTTCTCGGCAGGCGGCGCCGGCATCGTGTTGCTGGTGGTCAACCTCGTCGCGCTCGGCGCGGTACTGGGTATCGGGCGATTGCGCACCGTGCTCGACCTTTGGGTCACGCTCGCCATTCTGGCGTGCGTGACGGACACCGTGCTCAGCCTGATGAGCACCGTCCGATTCTCGCTGGGCTGGTATCTGGCGCGTTTTTTCAGCATGTCCGCGCCGGGACTGCTGGTTTGCGTGCTGGTGTGGGAGGTGACGCGGCTGTATCGAGAACTCACCCGTGCGCATTTGCGTCTCATCGAATACAGCAATCGCGACGCGCTCACCGGTATCTACAACCGTCGCTATTTCAATGACCGCTTCCCCGGTGACTTCGAGCAGGCACGCCGCTCGGGGCGTCCGCTCTCCCTACTGATGGTCGACGTCGATCACTTCAAACGATACAACGATCAATACGGTCATCCCGTCGGCGACGAGTGCCTTGAACACGTCGCCCTGGCGCTGATGCGGGCGACGCACCGTCCGACCGATCTTGTCGCGCGCTATGGGGGCGAAGAGTTCGTCATCGTCTTGCCGGACACCAATGAGCGGGGGGCTGAATTTGTCGCGACGCGTGTGACGGACAGTGTGCGTGCGCTGGCTAAACCGGGGCCGGGACCGCAGGGATGGGTGACCGTAAGCGTCGGATGCGCGACCCACATACCGCAGCAGGGCGATGTGCGGGATACGCACGAGCGGCTGATTGCCTTGGCTGACGAAGCGCTCTACGCCGCTAAGCGCCTTGGCCGCGACCGCGTGCATGTGGCGACGATCGGGCTTCCGGAGGCGAAGGAGGGCGAGCAAGCGTGCGGCGCGGCTCCCGAAGTGCCGCGCGCGAATTTAAGCGCCTGA
- a CDS encoding dihydrofolate reductase, translated as MTILTLVVARAENGVIGRDNQLPWRLPEDLAHFKRTTLGKPVIMGRKTYDSIGRPLPGRRNIVVSRNPALKIEGCEVAGSLIDAMRLCVGVEEICLIGGAQLYAESLASADKVVVTEIAKAFEGDAHFPALAAGQWRETARETHHSPAPNDFDYSFVTYERI; from the coding sequence ATGACGATTCTGACGCTGGTGGTCGCCCGCGCCGAAAATGGCGTGATCGGGCGCGACAATCAATTGCCCTGGCGTTTGCCGGAAGACCTCGCGCACTTCAAGCGCACAACGCTCGGCAAACCGGTCATCATGGGCCGCAAGACTTACGACTCGATCGGCCGCCCCTTGCCGGGCCGACGCAATATCGTGGTGTCGCGTAACCCGGCGCTCAAGATCGAAGGGTGTGAGGTGGCCGGCTCGCTCATCGACGCCATGCGGCTGTGCGTCGGGGTCGAAGAGATTTGCCTGATTGGCGGTGCGCAGTTGTATGCCGAATCGCTGGCAAGCGCAGACAAGGTCGTTGTCACGGAGATCGCCAAGGCGTTCGAGGGCGACGCCCACTTTCCCGCGCTTGCGGCCGGACAGTGGCGCGAGACGGCACGCGAAACGCATCACTCGCCCGCCCCGAACGACTTCGACTATTCATTTGTCACCTACGAACGCATCTGA
- a CDS encoding thymidylate synthase, with amino-acid sequence MKQYLDFMRHVLEHGTDKTDRTGTGTRSVFGYQMRFDLQEGFPLVTTKKVHIKSIVHELLWFLQGSTNVRYLQENGVSIWNEWADADGELGPVYGAQWRSWPTPDGGHIDQITQLVDQIRATPDSRRLIVSAWNVGEIPRMALPPCHAFFQFYVADGKLSCQLYQRSADIFLGVPFNIASYALLTHMMAQQTGLDVGDFIWTGGDCHLYNNHLEQVRTQLEREPFPLPKLEITRKPDSIFDYQFEDFRITGYEAHPHIKAPVAV; translated from the coding sequence ATGAAACAGTACCTCGACTTCATGCGCCATGTTCTCGAACATGGCACAGACAAGACCGATCGCACGGGCACGGGCACGCGCTCGGTGTTCGGCTATCAGATGCGCTTCGACCTGCAGGAAGGGTTCCCGCTCGTCACCACGAAAAAGGTGCACATCAAGTCCATCGTGCACGAGCTCCTCTGGTTCCTGCAAGGCAGCACCAACGTGCGCTACCTGCAGGAAAACGGCGTGTCCATCTGGAACGAATGGGCCGATGCCGACGGCGAGCTTGGCCCGGTCTACGGCGCGCAATGGCGTTCGTGGCCGACACCCGACGGTGGGCACATCGACCAGATCACGCAGCTTGTGGATCAGATCCGCGCCACCCCCGACTCGCGACGTCTGATTGTCTCCGCATGGAACGTGGGGGAAATTCCGCGCATGGCGTTGCCGCCGTGTCACGCGTTTTTCCAGTTCTATGTGGCCGACGGCAAGCTCTCGTGCCAGTTGTACCAGCGTAGTGCCGACATTTTCCTGGGTGTGCCCTTCAACATTGCGAGCTACGCACTGTTGACACACATGATGGCGCAGCAAACCGGGCTGGACGTCGGCGACTTCATCTGGACGGGCGGCGATTGCCATCTGTACAACAATCACCTTGAGCAGGTCCGTACGCAGCTTGAGCGCGAGCCGTTCCCGCTGCCGAAGCTGGAGATCACTCGCAAGCCCGATTCGATCTTCGATTACCAGTTCGAGGACTTCCGTATCACCGGATACGAAGCGCATCCCCACATCAAGGCGCCGGTGGCCGTATGA
- a CDS encoding ABC transporter ATP-binding protein — MPLPYLLLDHICVNYETAGHAHAAVRDLSLSLARGEIGCLLGPSGCGKTTVLRAVCGFEPLAGGRIVLDGHEVANAQVCEPPERRHVGVVFQDYALFPHLNVAQNIGFGLGRMARAERQARVEMLAERVGLAGTLRKYPHELSGGQQQRVALARALAPAPALLLLDEPFSNLDLDLRERLAVEVREIIRASGATAILVTHDQHEAFAMADRIGVMHAGAIAQWSAARELWRAPANRVVADFIGRGALIPGTFRGNADGGGISLELGEISVSSALADKLLRHTTKDAYPLSVDVLLRADDIAHDPASPFEATLVRRAFRGADQLYTLRLASGSEVVARVDGELAHAPGDRVGLRLTVQHPVAFAAHTASV, encoded by the coding sequence ATGCCTCTGCCCTATCTGCTGCTCGACCACATTTGCGTCAATTACGAGACCGCAGGCCACGCTCATGCCGCCGTACGCGATCTGTCGCTGTCCCTCGCGCGCGGGGAGATCGGATGCCTGCTTGGCCCCTCCGGCTGTGGCAAGACGACCGTGCTGCGCGCCGTCTGTGGTTTTGAGCCGTTGGCCGGCGGGCGAATCGTGCTCGACGGCCATGAGGTCGCCAATGCACAAGTGTGTGAGCCGCCGGAGCGCCGTCACGTCGGGGTGGTATTCCAGGACTACGCCCTGTTTCCCCATCTCAACGTCGCTCAGAACATTGGCTTCGGCCTTGGCCGCATGGCGCGTGCAGAACGTCAGGCTCGCGTGGAGATGCTTGCCGAGCGAGTGGGGCTGGCGGGAACGCTGCGCAAGTATCCACACGAACTCTCCGGCGGACAACAGCAACGCGTGGCGCTGGCCCGCGCGCTGGCGCCTGCGCCGGCGTTGCTGCTGCTCGACGAGCCGTTCTCGAACCTCGATCTCGACCTGCGCGAACGTCTGGCCGTCGAGGTCCGGGAGATCATTCGCGCCAGCGGGGCCACGGCGATTCTCGTCACCCATGATCAACATGAAGCGTTCGCCATGGCAGACCGCATCGGCGTGATGCACGCGGGGGCAATCGCACAATGGTCTGCCGCCCGCGAACTTTGGCGTGCCCCGGCCAACCGGGTCGTGGCCGACTTCATCGGGCGAGGCGCGCTGATTCCGGGAACATTCCGTGGCAACGCGGACGGCGGCGGAATCTCGCTAGAGCTGGGGGAAATTTCCGTATCGTCGGCGCTGGCCGACAAACTCCTGCGTCACACCACCAAGGACGCGTACCCTTTGAGTGTCGACGTACTCCTTCGTGCGGACGACATCGCTCACGATCCGGCAAGCCCTTTCGAGGCGACGCTGGTGCGGCGTGCGTTTCGGGGAGCCGATCAGCTTTATACGCTGCGGTTGGCATCGGGCAGCGAGGTCGTGGCGCGCGTCGACGGTGAACTGGCGCATGCGCCCGGCGATCGCGTGGGGCTGCGCCTGACGGTGCAGCATCCGGTGGCGTTTGCCGCGCATACGGCTTCCGTCTGA
- a CDS encoding ABC transporter permease translates to MTAWIPALIVLIPMLGIFAALAAGDAQTREVLLHMFDTVLPEYALNSLRISLAVTGGVLVMGVASAWLVVHYAFPGRRVLEWALILPLAMPAYVTAYAYTDFLQFAGPVQSALRSILAVDRVAWFPEIRSWYGASWVFAGAFYPYVYLLARTAFADHSQRFFEAARTLGCTPPQAFVRVALPLARPALVAGVALVLMETLADYGAVAYFGVPTFTTGIYRAWLSMGDRVAAAQLSACLLFAVLVLLIAEARSRTRLRYYGAPGRAPTTSRRTRLSGWRGALAMIACALPLIIGFALPALIMLRLAVSELGQVPWPRYGEWVFNTVRLAAVAAVVASVFAIVLGYAQRLAPGRITRVAVRLVGVGYAIPGAVIALGILTPVLHLDTWLGDRFGANGLVLAGTSGVLIYAYLVRFLPAALQSVDAGFARIAPNLDASARSLGVGGWSMLRRVHLPLLRGSVLTAALLVFVDVMKELPATLALRPFNMDTLAVVTSHLAADERLAEAAVPALTLVLVGLLPVLVLARAISRPPRPTGRP, encoded by the coding sequence ATGACTGCGTGGATTCCGGCGCTGATCGTTCTGATACCGATGCTGGGCATCTTTGCGGCGCTGGCCGCAGGGGATGCGCAGACGCGCGAAGTCCTTTTGCACATGTTCGATACGGTGCTGCCGGAGTACGCGCTCAATTCGCTGCGCATATCGCTGGCGGTCACCGGCGGCGTGCTGGTGATGGGGGTGGCAAGTGCATGGCTGGTGGTGCACTACGCATTTCCCGGCCGTCGCGTGCTCGAATGGGCGCTGATTCTTCCACTGGCGATGCCGGCGTACGTGACGGCTTACGCTTATACCGACTTCCTTCAGTTCGCCGGGCCGGTGCAAAGTGCCTTGCGAAGCATTCTCGCTGTCGACCGGGTCGCGTGGTTTCCGGAGATTCGCTCCTGGTATGGCGCGTCATGGGTGTTTGCCGGTGCGTTCTATCCCTATGTCTATCTTTTGGCGCGTACGGCGTTTGCGGACCATAGCCAACGCTTTTTCGAAGCGGCGCGCACGCTGGGGTGCACGCCGCCGCAAGCCTTTGTCCGGGTGGCGCTGCCGCTCGCGCGTCCGGCATTGGTGGCCGGGGTGGCGCTGGTCCTGATGGAGACGCTGGCTGACTATGGCGCGGTGGCGTACTTTGGCGTGCCGACGTTTACGACCGGCATTTACCGCGCGTGGCTTTCGATGGGGGACCGGGTCGCGGCCGCTCAGTTGTCCGCTTGTCTGTTGTTCGCCGTGCTGGTGCTGTTGATCGCCGAAGCACGCAGCCGGACGCGACTTCGTTACTACGGCGCGCCGGGGCGTGCGCCAACCACGTCTCGCCGCACACGACTCTCCGGATGGCGAGGGGCGCTCGCCATGATCGCGTGTGCGTTGCCGCTCATCATCGGCTTTGCGTTGCCGGCGCTCATCATGTTGCGACTGGCTGTGTCCGAACTGGGGCAGGTACCCTGGCCGCGCTATGGCGAGTGGGTATTCAACACCGTTCGACTCGCGGCGGTTGCGGCCGTCGTGGCAAGCGTATTTGCCATTGTGCTCGGGTACGCTCAGCGATTGGCGCCAGGGCGCATCACGCGCGTGGCAGTTCGCCTGGTTGGTGTTGGGTACGCGATTCCGGGGGCGGTCATTGCGTTGGGCATTCTCACACCGGTTTTGCATCTCGATACGTGGTTGGGGGACCGGTTCGGGGCGAACGGTCTTGTGCTTGCCGGCACCAGCGGTGTACTCATCTACGCCTATCTCGTCCGATTTCTCCCGGCCGCGCTGCAAAGCGTCGACGCCGGATTTGCGCGGATCGCGCCGAACCTCGACGCCAGTGCCCGCAGCCTTGGCGTTGGCGGCTGGTCGATGTTGCGTCGGGTTCACTTGCCGCTCCTGCGAGGCAGCGTGTTGACGGCGGCGCTGCTGGTGTTCGTCGACGTCATGAAGGAGTTGCCCGCCACGCTCGCGTTGCGTCCGTTCAACATGGATACGCTAGCGGTCGTCACCAGCCATCTTGCGGCCGACGAGCGACTGGCCGAGGCCGCAGTACCGGCATTGACGCTCGTGTTGGTCGGCCTGTTGCCGGTGCTCGTGCTCGCCCGGGCCATTTCGCGTCCCCCACGCCCCACGGGGCGCCCGTGA
- a CDS encoding LysR substrate-binding domain-containing protein: MALWRIDLVSLRLFVAVCEESSIARAAEREFIAPSAVSKRINDLESLVGSALLQRHKWGVRATPAGEALLHHARNVLRSLEKMQGDLSEYTSGVRGHIRIFANVSSIVETLPDELGAFLRRHEGVKVDLEEHTSAQVVRGVADGATDIGICWDAVDTRDVEVFPYRRDQIVTVLHRDHPLAGATQLAFIETLDFDQIGVHPDSAMYTVFRRLAAEQGKTVKFRVHVSTFEAVCRMVRAQLGLAIAPKEAVGTYSQVPDGEALRIVPLTDSWADRRLIVCVRRYDALPVASRMLVDHLCARNVTGRDAGTTLDSRHADGDKPDDEAPGAQAS; encoded by the coding sequence ATGGCGCTATGGCGGATCGATCTCGTCTCGTTGCGACTCTTCGTCGCCGTTTGTGAAGAGAGCAGTATCGCGCGTGCGGCCGAGCGCGAGTTCATTGCCCCGTCGGCCGTCAGCAAGCGCATTAACGACCTTGAGTCCCTGGTCGGCTCAGCCCTGTTGCAACGGCACAAGTGGGGGGTGCGTGCCACCCCGGCGGGCGAGGCCCTGCTACATCACGCGCGCAACGTGCTACGTAGTCTGGAGAAGATGCAGGGCGACCTCTCCGAGTACACGAGTGGCGTACGTGGCCACATACGCATCTTCGCCAACGTTTCCTCGATCGTCGAAACTTTACCGGACGAACTTGGCGCCTTTTTGCGTCGCCATGAAGGGGTGAAGGTCGACCTCGAAGAACACACCAGCGCGCAGGTCGTGCGCGGCGTTGCCGACGGGGCCACGGACATCGGGATTTGCTGGGATGCTGTCGACACGCGGGACGTCGAAGTCTTCCCGTATCGGCGCGACCAGATCGTGACGGTGCTGCATCGCGACCACCCGCTGGCCGGCGCCACGCAGTTGGCGTTCATCGAAACCCTCGACTTCGATCAGATCGGCGTGCATCCGGACAGCGCCATGTACACCGTGTTCCGCCGCCTTGCCGCCGAACAGGGGAAAACGGTCAAATTCAGAGTCCACGTCTCGACGTTCGAAGCCGTATGCCGCATGGTACGGGCTCAACTGGGACTCGCCATCGCGCCGAAAGAGGCTGTCGGTACGTACTCGCAGGTGCCCGATGGCGAAGCATTGCGCATTGTGCCGCTGACCGACTCCTGGGCCGACCGGCGACTGATCGTCTGTGTGCGTCGCTACGATGCGCTTCCCGTGGCTTCGCGCATGCTGGTGGATCACCTGTGCGCACGTAACGTAACAGGGCGTGACGCAGGAACGACATTGGACAGTCGTCACGCAGACGGCGACAAACCGGACGACGAAGCGCCGGGCGCGCAGGCATCGTGA
- a CDS encoding ABC transporter substrate-binding protein: MTYAEARRVREAVGRLILVLTLMALGLVALSLSAGASAAPAQPLEKPKITIAVGGKPGLYYLPLTLAEQLGYFKDEGLDVTIDDFAGGSKALQAVVGGSADVGTGAFEHTLLMQTKGLTYQSFVVLGAAPQLVLGVVKAKAGDVKSVRDLKGMRVGVSAPGSSTHMLVSVALAKAGLKPTDVSIVGVGSNATVVAAARNGQVDAVSNVDPMMTLLQESGDVKVLVDTRTQAGTHAMFGGPMPAAVMYAPQSFIQKNPRTVQALTNAIVRADKWLQHATAAQLLKTVPEPYLLGDKTLYLKAFANCREAFSPDGMMPADGPATALRALASFTPEVKPAQIRLADTWTNAFAAQANRQYP, encoded by the coding sequence ATGACATATGCCGAAGCGCGCCGCGTGCGCGAAGCCGTGGGGCGTCTCATTCTCGTCCTCACGCTCATGGCGTTGGGTTTGGTGGCGCTCAGCCTGAGTGCCGGCGCATCCGCCGCGCCTGCCCAGCCGCTCGAAAAGCCGAAGATCACGATCGCCGTCGGCGGTAAGCCCGGCCTCTACTACCTTCCGCTCACCCTTGCCGAACAACTGGGCTATTTCAAGGATGAAGGACTCGATGTCACCATCGACGACTTCGCGGGGGGCTCCAAAGCGCTGCAAGCGGTCGTGGGCGGGAGCGCAGACGTTGGCACAGGCGCCTTCGAGCATACGTTGCTCATGCAAACGAAGGGCCTGACCTACCAGTCGTTTGTGGTGCTGGGGGCGGCCCCGCAGCTGGTGCTGGGCGTGGTGAAGGCGAAGGCCGGCGATGTGAAGTCGGTCAGGGACTTGAAGGGCATGCGCGTGGGGGTGAGCGCCCCAGGGTCGAGCACGCACATGCTGGTGAGCGTAGCGCTCGCCAAAGCGGGACTCAAGCCGACCGATGTGTCGATCGTCGGGGTCGGCAGCAACGCGACGGTCGTCGCTGCCGCGCGCAACGGCCAGGTCGACGCCGTTTCCAACGTCGATCCGATGATGACGTTGTTGCAGGAATCGGGGGACGTGAAGGTGCTCGTCGACACGCGGACCCAAGCGGGTACGCACGCCATGTTTGGTGGTCCGATGCCCGCGGCCGTGATGTATGCGCCGCAGAGCTTCATTCAAAAGAATCCTCGTACGGTGCAGGCGCTGACCAACGCGATTGTGCGTGCGGACAAGTGGCTGCAACATGCCACGGCCGCTCAGTTGCTCAAAACGGTGCCCGAACCGTATCTGCTCGGCGACAAGACGCTTTATCTCAAAGCCTTCGCCAATTGCCGCGAGGCGTTCTCGCCAGACGGCATGATGCCCGCCGACGGACCGGCGACGGCGCTCCGGGCACTCGCGTCGTTCACCCCCGAGGTCAAACCGGCGCAGATACGGCTGGCTGACACCTGGACGAACGCATTCGCCGCCCAGGCGAATCGGCAGTACCCCTGA